In one uncultured Methanoregula sp. genomic region, the following are encoded:
- a CDS encoding DUF2202 domain-containing protein — MSRPLFIGILFVVCILVAAAGCTSQPAANTVVTPTVTAVPTTSAPATIETTFLSLPQASLNETERADIIQLQEDQKFITDLNAVLATQHPDIPVFQNIANGSKFYQTADNVILQRYGIPNPEKNVPGVFASQKLKLAYNNGVNTGSMSAKDALLVSATAEDIHIADLEAALTRTDNTDLQFIYKQELGFSRNNLRTLSQWIKSYGGLFTPTYITVDYYNALTNSPTEQVLIQ; from the coding sequence ATGTCCCGACCACTTTTCATCGGAATCCTGTTCGTCGTGTGCATACTTGTTGCTGCCGCAGGATGTACCAGCCAGCCGGCTGCCAACACCGTTGTCACGCCCACGGTAACCGCTGTTCCCACAACCTCCGCTCCTGCCACTATTGAGACAACCTTCCTTTCCCTGCCACAGGCATCGCTCAATGAAACGGAAAGAGCAGATATCATCCAGTTACAGGAAGACCAGAAGTTCATCACCGATCTCAATGCAGTCCTGGCCACCCAGCACCCGGATATCCCGGTATTCCAGAATATTGCCAATGGATCGAAATTCTACCAGACTGCCGATAACGTGATACTCCAGCGGTACGGCATCCCCAACCCCGAGAAGAATGTTCCGGGAGTATTTGCAAGCCAGAAACTGAAACTGGCATATAACAATGGTGTCAATACCGGCAGCATGTCCGCAAAGGACGCACTTCTTGTGAGTGCAACAGCAGAAGACATACACATCGCAGATCTTGAAGCAGCACTCACTCGCACGGATAACACGGATTTACAGTTCATCTACAAGCAGGAACTTGGGTTCTCGCGCAACAACCTGCGGACACTCAGCCAGTGGATCAAATCGTACGGGGGCCTCTTTACTCCCACGTACATCACCGTGGATTATTACAACGCCCTGACGAACTCTCCAACGGAGCAGGTCCTGATACAATAA
- a CDS encoding TraB/GumN family protein, whose product MAEVNILGTAHVSQQSVDEVRAAIAEYKPDVVAVELDPSRFQALKRLARDPTVEDVLEVKNFNSLLVQWLLAYLQRKIGFDVGVDPGAEMKAAIEEAEKNNIPIALVDRDIRVTLLRFWNSMGIFEKIKMIWALIISIAEVDKGQEIDIESLKDQNVIDVVMEEFRKFSPNGARTLIDERDAFIAHQLVILKAQRPEGRILAVVGAGHRQGIANYLDNPATLPPFDNLVREPKKLPWAMIFGFAVTALFAFLLAAIAFSGVGWNVLLYAFLFWVVIHGVLAAIFTLLAGGHPYSALTCFCVAWMTSLNPMLHAGWIAAYVEARVRKPPVTDFRKIYESESLGDMAKIPLFRVVLVAALANLGSLLGTVLYFIFVFPVLGIDPGVVISTGIHNMWTWITGFF is encoded by the coding sequence ATGGCAGAGGTAAACATTCTCGGGACAGCGCATGTCTCGCAACAGAGCGTTGATGAAGTCCGGGCTGCGATCGCGGAGTATAAACCGGACGTTGTTGCCGTGGAACTCGATCCCTCCCGTTTCCAGGCACTCAAACGACTGGCCAGGGACCCGACGGTTGAAGATGTACTTGAAGTAAAAAATTTCAACTCCCTGCTCGTCCAGTGGCTCCTTGCCTACCTCCAGCGCAAGATCGGGTTCGATGTCGGCGTTGACCCGGGCGCTGAGATGAAAGCAGCGATCGAAGAAGCCGAGAAGAACAATATCCCGATTGCCCTTGTCGACCGGGATATCCGTGTTACCCTTCTCCGGTTCTGGAACTCGATGGGTATTTTTGAAAAGATCAAGATGATCTGGGCCCTTATCATCTCCATTGCCGAAGTCGACAAAGGGCAGGAGATCGATATTGAATCGCTCAAGGATCAGAATGTCATCGATGTCGTGATGGAGGAGTTCCGCAAATTCTCCCCAAATGGTGCCCGTACCCTCATCGATGAGCGGGATGCATTTATTGCCCACCAGCTGGTCATTCTGAAAGCCCAGCGTCCCGAAGGGCGGATTCTTGCCGTGGTCGGGGCCGGCCACCGGCAGGGAATAGCGAATTACCTGGACAACCCGGCAACACTGCCTCCCTTTGACAACCTTGTCCGGGAGCCTAAAAAATTGCCATGGGCCATGATATTCGGGTTTGCCGTCACAGCACTCTTTGCATTCCTGCTCGCGGCGATCGCATTCTCCGGTGTCGGCTGGAATGTCCTGCTCTACGCATTCCTCTTCTGGGTTGTCATTCACGGGGTTCTTGCCGCAATCTTCACCCTGCTTGCAGGCGGGCATCCCTATTCAGCGCTCACCTGTTTCTGCGTTGCATGGATGACTTCCTTAAACCCGATGCTGCATGCCGGATGGATTGCAGCATATGTTGAGGCGAGGGTACGGAAACCGCCGGTCACGGACTTCCGGAAGATCTACGAATCCGAAAGTCTCGGGGATATGGCAAAGATACCGCTCTTCCGGGTGGTTCTCGTTGCAGCCCTTGCCAACCTTGGCAGCCTGCTTGGAACCGTCCTGTACTTCATCTTTGTCTTCCCGGTGCTCGGGATCGATCCGGGTGTTGTTATCTCTACCGGTATCCACAACATGTGGACGTGGATTACCGGATTCTTCTGA
- a CDS encoding ATP-binding protein has translation MKISEILWKNSTIKKIGLVIFLIILAVSVFLFIAVFQETQSILMESTQHEGILSVVTAAGIIDGDRLAGLRPGDENTPAYHDLQDQLNRIRSSNTDIRYIYTMNRVNGTVAFTVDADYGNPKAVVRGARIGEPYSKVSPAMLNGFSIPVTEPDFTTDEWGTVFSSYAPVYNHRGEIVGIVGVDLDSGTLASRIFVLKVLFILALFATFLLIVSVAAFTASMQEQAFRALRENEEYLKTIMQSIQAGVLIIDAETHIITDLNPKALELINAKKEDIVGRICHTFICPAEKGRCPITDLGQQVDNAERILVDINGNKIPVIKSVNRISLGGKMMLIESFVDISERKKMEEQNAQLIRELEAANAELKDFAYIVSHDLKAPLRAIGSLSQWLYTDYKDKFDDDGKAQLDLIINRVNRMQSLIEGILEYSRVGRVQEEKEPVHLDNVIREVIDSLSITPDITVAIDTPLPVIPYEKTRIHQVFSNLIGNAVKYMDKPAGEIHIGCMQEGAFWKLYVRDNGPGIDSRYYDKIFQIFQTLQPRDQVESTGIGLTIVKKIVEMNGGRIWVESEVGKGSVFYLTVPISQIMDGGSS, from the coding sequence ATGAAAATATCTGAAATACTCTGGAAAAATTCAACGATAAAGAAGATTGGCCTTGTTATTTTTCTCATCATCCTTGCAGTGTCCGTGTTTCTCTTTATTGCCGTGTTCCAGGAGACCCAGAGCATTCTCATGGAATCGACCCAGCATGAAGGCATCTTATCGGTTGTGACTGCGGCAGGGATTATTGATGGTGACAGGCTCGCCGGACTGCGTCCGGGCGATGAGAACACTCCTGCATACCATGACCTCCAGGATCAACTGAATCGTATCCGTAGTTCCAACACCGATATCAGGTATATTTACACCATGAACCGGGTCAACGGGACCGTTGCTTTTACCGTTGATGCCGATTACGGGAACCCGAAGGCGGTTGTGCGGGGTGCACGCATCGGCGAACCCTACTCCAAAGTCTCGCCGGCGATGCTCAACGGGTTTTCCATCCCCGTTACCGAGCCGGATTTCACAACCGATGAATGGGGCACGGTCTTTTCCTCCTATGCACCGGTGTATAATCACCGGGGTGAAATTGTTGGCATAGTAGGTGTCGATCTCGATTCAGGAACGCTCGCCTCGCGCATTTTTGTCCTGAAGGTCCTGTTCATTCTCGCCCTGTTCGCAACATTCCTCCTTATCGTATCGGTAGCAGCGTTTACCGCCTCCATGCAGGAACAGGCCTTCAGGGCGTTGAGGGAGAACGAGGAATACCTCAAGACGATCATGCAGTCCATCCAGGCCGGGGTTCTCATCATCGATGCAGAAACGCATATAATAACCGACCTCAATCCCAAGGCGCTGGAGCTGATCAACGCAAAAAAAGAGGATATTGTCGGCAGGATCTGTCATACGTTTATCTGCCCGGCCGAGAAAGGCAGGTGCCCTATTACCGATCTCGGCCAGCAGGTTGACAATGCCGAACGCATTCTCGTAGATATCAATGGCAATAAGATCCCGGTCATCAAGAGCGTCAACCGCATATCGCTTGGCGGCAAGATGATGCTGATAGAGTCCTTTGTCGATATCAGTGAAAGGAAGAAGATGGAAGAGCAGAATGCACAGCTCATCAGGGAACTCGAAGCTGCCAATGCAGAACTCAAGGATTTTGCCTACATCGTTTCCCATGATCTCAAGGCCCCGCTCCGGGCGATCGGGTCCCTCTCCCAGTGGCTCTACACGGATTACAAAGACAAATTTGACGATGACGGGAAAGCCCAGCTGGATCTTATCATCAACCGTGTCAACCGGATGCAGAGCCTGATCGAGGGGATCCTGGAGTATTCCCGTGTTGGCAGGGTACAGGAAGAAAAAGAGCCGGTCCATCTCGATAACGTGATCCGGGAAGTGATCGACAGTCTTTCCATAACTCCGGATATCACGGTGGCAATTGATACGCCGCTTCCGGTCATTCCCTATGAAAAGACCCGGATCCACCAGGTATTCTCGAACCTGATCGGGAATGCCGTAAAATACATGGACAAGCCGGCCGGAGAGATCCATATCGGCTGCATGCAGGAAGGAGCATTCTGGAAACTGTATGTGAGGGACAATGGCCCGGGGATCGACTCCCGGTATTACGACAAGATCTTCCAGATCTTCCAGACTCTACAGCCCCGTGACCAGGTCGAGAGTACAGGCATCGGTCTCACGATTGTCAAGAAGATCGTGGAGATGAATGGCGGCCGGATCTGGGTTGAGTCGGAAGTGGGAAAAGGAAGTGTTTTTTACCTTACCGTGCCGATATCCCAAATAATGGATGGAGGATCTTCATGA
- a CDS encoding response regulator, with translation MNHEKAILLVEDDIVDMMSVKRALKDLQVTNPLFHVENGEEALEFLRNPANVRPAIILLDLNMPRMNGHEFLAVVKKDEDLKKIPVIVLTTSRGEMDKVQSFEQGVAGYMIKPVDYQQFVEVMRTIRLYWTLSELPG, from the coding sequence ATGAATCACGAGAAGGCCATACTCCTTGTCGAGGACGATATTGTCGACATGATGTCAGTGAAACGGGCACTCAAGGATCTCCAGGTGACCAACCCGCTCTTCCATGTTGAGAACGGGGAAGAAGCCCTGGAATTTTTAAGGAACCCGGCAAATGTACGGCCAGCCATAATTCTCCTTGATCTCAACATGCCCAGGATGAACGGGCATGAATTCCTTGCCGTGGTGAAAAAAGATGAAGACCTTAAAAAGATACCCGTTATCGTTCTCACTACGTCCCGCGGAGAGATGGACAAGGTCCAGAGTTTTGAACAGGGTGTTGCAGGCTATATGATAAAACCTGTGGATTACCAGCAGTTTGTGGAAGTCATGCGGACCATCCGGCTCTACTGGACACTGAGCGAATTACCCGGTTGA
- a CDS encoding PAS domain S-box protein, with protein MTPSPSSDQNLTLLLIEDDRVDQMAFNRLIRDRHPSYSVRIASSLAEARAILMQEPVDIVICDFYLGDGTPFDIIPDLKERDIPIIVVSGAEDEDSAADAVRKGAYDYLAKDPNYNYLKVLPLTIERAILDKHPRNQDPAAGTGLPPASPVTGGDPPPDKEEMRLRRLVIDQSELIARYRPDGTILFVNDVYCRYFGKTRGDLIGQPFEMFLPEEDRPSLKKQHSHMNLENPVFTFEHRVNVPAWGVRWIRRTDRALFDNAGNVIEFQMVATDITERKQAEEALRESEERYRMLAEYAFDGILIQDLNGSILYANQSILRMFGYSRVEDVLGKNTLAFVAPEFRETVLHDLQNIIKGNQGYLQKYAAIKPNGEKLIIESVGTLIPYHGKTANIVALRDVTERETIQNQLRNELARKRDFINVAAHELRTPLQPVIGYLNLLLDDEAGFRIPDDALEIIKKIRIYAESERHIVSQIMELSLLESIHEHYWPQMMQVTIRDQVSLVIREGKYDAAADITVNIPEETVITSNGPYIHEILDAILSNAVNYSNPPRKIAVSTDESDTELRISVTDNGIGIPPDKLEIIFDPFYISDADKLSRKYGRLGVGLTMARSRAARIRGTISVSSVVGKGSTFTLSLPKNKEK; from the coding sequence ATGACCCCGTCCCCTTCGAGCGATCAGAACCTGACACTGCTCCTGATAGAGGACGATCGTGTTGACCAGATGGCTTTCAACCGGCTGATACGGGATCGGCACCCTTCCTATTCGGTCCGGATCGCCAGCTCCCTTGCGGAAGCACGGGCGATCCTTATGCAGGAACCGGTGGATATTGTCATCTGCGATTTCTACCTTGGTGACGGGACGCCGTTCGATATCATCCCGGATCTTAAGGAACGGGACATACCCATCATTGTTGTCTCGGGTGCAGAAGATGAGGATTCTGCAGCAGATGCGGTACGGAAAGGTGCCTACGATTATCTCGCCAAGGACCCGAACTACAATTACCTCAAAGTGCTTCCCCTGACCATTGAGCGGGCCATTCTGGACAAACATCCCCGCAACCAGGATCCTGCCGCAGGTACCGGATTACCTCCTGCTTCTCCCGTCACGGGTGGAGATCCCCCGCCCGACAAAGAGGAGATGCGCTTACGGCGCCTTGTCATCGACCAGTCCGAGCTCATTGCCCGCTACCGCCCGGATGGGACCATCCTTTTTGTAAATGATGTGTATTGCCGGTACTTCGGAAAGACCCGGGGAGATCTGATCGGGCAGCCGTTTGAGATGTTTTTACCGGAGGAGGATCGCCCGTCTCTTAAAAAACAGCATTCCCACATGAACCTGGAAAATCCCGTCTTCACGTTCGAACACCGGGTTAATGTACCAGCCTGGGGTGTGCGCTGGATCCGGAGAACCGACCGGGCGCTCTTTGATAACGCCGGAAACGTCATCGAATTCCAGATGGTGGCAACGGATATCACGGAGCGGAAGCAGGCGGAAGAGGCCCTGAGGGAGAGCGAGGAGCGGTACCGGATGCTGGCGGAATATGCGTTTGACGGTATCCTGATCCAGGACCTGAATGGTTCAATCCTGTATGCCAACCAGAGCATTCTCCGCATGTTCGGGTACTCCCGTGTCGAAGATGTGCTTGGGAAAAATACTCTCGCATTTGTGGCACCGGAATTCCGGGAAACCGTTCTCCATGACCTGCAGAACATCATCAAAGGAAACCAGGGATATCTCCAGAAATATGCAGCCATAAAACCCAATGGGGAAAAACTGATCATCGAATCCGTCGGGACGCTCATCCCGTACCATGGGAAGACGGCAAACATCGTTGCGCTGAGGGACGTGACAGAACGGGAGACTATCCAGAACCAGCTCCGCAACGAACTTGCCCGTAAGAGGGACTTCATCAATGTCGCGGCGCACGAACTCCGTACCCCGCTCCAGCCGGTGATCGGGTACCTCAACCTGCTTCTCGATGACGAGGCCGGTTTCCGGATCCCGGATGATGCTCTCGAGATCATCAAAAAGATCAGGATCTACGCTGAATCAGAGCGGCATATCGTGAGCCAGATCATGGAACTCAGCCTCCTGGAATCGATCCACGAACATTACTGGCCGCAGATGATGCAGGTTACGATCCGGGACCAGGTCAGCCTGGTAATCCGGGAGGGGAAATATGATGCTGCAGCGGATATCACGGTAAATATCCCGGAAGAGACCGTTATCACCAGCAACGGCCCGTACATCCACGAGATCCTGGATGCTATCCTCTCGAATGCAGTAAATTACTCGAACCCGCCAAGGAAAATTGCGGTCAGTACCGACGAGTCAGATACGGAACTGCGGATCTCGGTTACCGATAACGGGATCGGCATCCCGCCGGATAAACTGGAGATAATCTTCGACCCGTTCTATATCAGCGATGCAGACAAGCTCTCGCGAAAATACGGCCGGCTTGGTGTCGGGCTGACGATGGCACGGAGCCGGGCTGCCCGTATCAGGGGGACAATTTCCGTATCGAGTGTTGTCGGCAAAGGGAGCACATTTACGCTTTCCCTGCCAAAGAACAAAGAAAAGTGA
- a CDS encoding TIGR00266 family protein, which translates to MKFEIIGDNLQMAKVDLDAGEGIYAEAGSMVNMSGSMTMDSQLKGGIISGLKRAVTGESIFLTRFTSRDAAGFASFAGTMPGKIFTVRVVPGDEFIAQKASFLCCEEGVELDIAFTAKIPAGLFGGSGFILQRMTGEGTVILHCCGDIIEKTLLPGEVVKVQTGLVVGFEDTVSYDITLAGGISTALFGGEGLFVTTLTGPGKVVLQSMNLAKIAAALIPYLPKPEIKVKPV; encoded by the coding sequence ATGAAGTTCGAGATTATCGGTGACAACCTCCAGATGGCAAAAGTCGATCTGGATGCCGGCGAAGGGATCTACGCAGAGGCGGGATCCATGGTGAACATGAGCGGTTCCATGACCATGGACAGCCAGCTCAAGGGCGGGATCATCTCCGGTCTCAAGCGTGCGGTGACCGGGGAGAGCATCTTTCTTACGCGGTTTACGTCCAGGGATGCTGCAGGTTTTGCATCTTTTGCAGGAACCATGCCCGGCAAAATATTTACCGTCCGGGTGGTGCCGGGAGACGAGTTTATTGCACAGAAAGCCTCGTTTCTCTGCTGCGAGGAAGGCGTGGAACTGGACATAGCGTTCACGGCAAAGATCCCGGCCGGGCTTTTTGGGGGAAGCGGGTTTATTCTCCAGCGCATGACCGGCGAGGGGACGGTCATCCTGCATTGCTGCGGGGACATTATCGAAAAAACCCTCCTGCCGGGTGAGGTGGTCAAGGTCCAGACCGGCCTTGTTGTCGGGTTTGAGGATACGGTCAGCTACGATATCACCCTTGCCGGCGGAATAAGCACAGCACTTTTCGGTGGCGAAGGTCTCTTTGTCACGACCCTGACGGGTCCGGGAAAAGTAGTCCTCCAGTCCATGAACCTTGCGAAGATTGCCGCGGCCCTGATCCCGTACCTGCCAAAACCCGAGATAAAAGTCAAACCGGTATAA
- a CDS encoding response regulator, with product MVKLVGEPLVILLVEDNDDHAELVLRSMKEHRVANIIYHANDGEKALDFLFHRGKYEVMKTSPRPNLILLDLRLPKVDGLDVLKTVKETPHLMQIPVVILTSSEAEKDIARAFEYHANSYVVKPLEFKKFTQLMQEIGSYWLGWNMVPVYDSNKELPSLETMESPVIPL from the coding sequence ATGGTAAAACTTGTGGGCGAGCCACTGGTGATTCTTTTAGTCGAAGATAACGATGACCATGCAGAACTGGTTTTGAGAAGCATGAAAGAACACCGGGTGGCGAATATTATCTATCACGCGAATGATGGGGAGAAAGCGTTAGACTTCCTGTTTCACCGTGGCAAATATGAAGTGATGAAAACAAGCCCTCGTCCTAACCTGATTCTATTAGATCTTCGTCTCCCGAAGGTTGACGGATTGGACGTTCTTAAAACGGTTAAAGAAACACCCCATCTGATGCAAATCCCCGTCGTAATACTCACCAGTTCTGAAGCGGAAAAAGATATCGCCCGTGCATTTGAGTATCATGCGAACAGTTATGTGGTAAAACCCCTTGAATTCAAGAAGTTTACCCAGTTGATGCAAGAAATCGGAAGCTACTGGCTGGGGTGGAATATGGTTCCTGTTTACGATTCAAACAAGGAACTTCCTTCACTGGAAACTATGGAATCTCCTGTAATACCTCTTTAG